Proteins from one Malania oleifera isolate guangnan ecotype guangnan chromosome 4, ASM2987363v1, whole genome shotgun sequence genomic window:
- the LOC131153753 gene encoding subtilisin-like protease SBT5.3 → MRYNSFQSGKTFPICPECGRRHLGECKRGENVCYRCGRPSHMAWACKGPPIHTPVHRQLQGGYQAPCGDQQRNTAPERVYALMPKDAEAAGDIVTSATHSFVSSGYAKLAGIEARLLDIELVVAMSIGSTVRCRKSYVVYLGGHSGVGKASEWDAHAAAVADSHYQLLGSCLGSVEKAKEAIFYSYTNYINGFAAVLDDQEAIALSEHPKVISVFRNEKKELHTTRSWKFLGLEGSRGEIPTDSVWPKANFGEDVIIANLDTGVWPESESFSDEGITTPIPNKWKGSCDGLQCNRKLIGARYFSKGFEAALGRLNSSNFSPRDTEGHGSHTLSIAGGRFVYPASLFGSGYGTAKGGAPLARLATYKVCWFAGCFDADILAAFDVAIYDRVDILSLSLGSIGSNDYFSDSVAIGSFHATQHGILVVCSAGNEGPNPSTVTNVAPWILTVGAATIDRDFPSYVVLGNNKKFKGVSYITNTLPIKTFYPLIQSVDAKATNASTIEARLCVVGSLDPTKVSGKIVHCCRGGVTLAYKAFAVAQAGGIGMILSNQFSNQYTPPLPHILPTSHVSTADGLAISSYIYGSESPVAYIIGATEIDIIPAPMVPRFSSVGPNNITSEILKPDVTAPGVSILAAFSEAPGLGPTFIPLDQRRVPFNILSGTSMSCPHVSGAAALVKAIHPGWSPAAIKSAIMTSARTKANAREPMMNESLSVANFFSYGAGLIRPNRAADPGLVYDLGTLDYLNFLCAIGYNATKMSIFMEGDNKPFTCPPNATAPTDLNYPSITIPDLSGKKMVYRTVRNVGDQGSTTYTVRIKEPAGILVKVEPESLRFEEVNQKQMFTVTVEPKKEDGAVARDDESGDYRFGMIIWSDRKHSVRSPLVVGLSNKKD, encoded by the exons ATGAGGTACAATAGTTTTCAGAGTGGGAAGACCTTTCCTATTTGTCCTGAATGTGGCCGGAGGCATCTAGGTGAATGCAAAAGGGGAGAAAAtgtttgctatcgttgtgggagaccgaGTCATATGGCATGGGCTTGTAAAGGACCACCGATCCATACACCAGTTCATAGACAACTtcagggtggttatcaggcaccctGTGGGGaccagcagaggaacacagcaCCGGAGAGGGTGTATGCTTTGATGCCAAAAGATGCTGAGGCTGCTGGAGACATTGTTACAA gtgccacccattcttttgtctcATCAGGGTATGCTAAATTAGCTGGGATTGAAGCGCGATTGTTAGATATTGAGTTGGTTGTAGCCATGTCGATTGGATCTactgtgaggtgtaggaag TCATATGTGGTATACTTAGGGGGGCACTCGGGCGTTGGGAAAGCTTCTGAATGGGATGCCCATGCAGCTGCAGTCGCCGATTCCCACTACCAGCTTTTGGGTTCTTGCTTGGGAAG CGTGGAGAAGGCAAAGGAAGCAATTTTTTACTCTTATACAAATTATATCAATGGTTTTGCTGCAGTCCTTGATGACCAGGAAGCGATTGCCCTCTCTG AGCATCCAAAAGTCATATCTGTTTTTAGAAATGAGAAGAAAGAATTGCACACGACAAGGTCATGGAAATTTTTGGGATTAGAGGGAAGCAGAGGGGAGATTCCTACTGATTCTGTTTGGCCCAAGGCCAATTTTGGGGAAGATGTCATCATTGCAAATCTTGATACGG GGGTCTGGCCAGAGTCCGAGAGCTTCAGTGATGAAGGCATTACTACACCCATACCAAACAAGTGGAAAGGGTCCTGTGATGGACTTCAATGCAACAG GAAGTTGATTGGAGCAAGGTACTTCAGCAAAGGGTTTGAAGCTGCCCTGGGTCGACTCAACTCCTCTAACTTTTCCCCTCGTGATACTGAAGGCCATGGTTCCCACACCTTGTCCATTGCTGGCGGCCGCTTTGTCTACCCTGCTAGCCTTTTTGGCTCTGGCTATGGAACCGCCAAGGGCGGTGCTCCACTTGCCCGACTTGCTACCTACAAGGTCTGTTGGTTTGCGGGATGTTTCGATGCTGATATTTTGGCCGCCTTCGACGTAGCCATCTACGATAGGGTTgacatcctctctctctctctcggttcTATTGGCTCTAATGATTACTTTTCAGATTCTGTAGCCATTGGCTCATTCCATGCTACCCAACATGGGATTTTGGTGGTTTGCTCTGCTGGCAACGAAGGACCCAATCCCAGCACCGTTACAAATGTGGCACCATGGATCCTCACTGTCGGAGCCGCTACCATTGATAGAGATTTTCCTTCTTATGTCGTTCTCGGTAATAACAAGAAATTTAAG GGAGTGAGCTATATCACCAATACTCTCCCAATCAAGACATTTTATCCTTTAATACAGTCTGTGGATGCTAAAGCTACCAATGCTTCAACCATAGAAGC GCGGCTTTGTGTTGTTGGATCCCTTGACCCAACAAAGGTGTCAGGGAAGATTGTGCATTGTTGCCGCGGTGGAGTTACTCTGGCCTATAAAGCATTTGCTGTTGCTCAGGCCGGCGGCATTGGCATGATACTATctaatcaattttccaatcaataTACGCCTCCTCTACCCCACATCCTGCCTACTTCACATGTCTCCACCGCTGATGGGCTTGCCATTTCATCCTACATCTATGGTTCAGA ATCGCCAGTGGCCTATATTATTGGAGCAACTGAAATCGATATAATACCAGCACCTATGGTACCTCGTTTCTCGTCAGTTGGACCTAACAACATCACTTCAGAGATTCTCAAA CCGGATGTCACTGCGCCCGGAGTGTCTATTCTAGCTGCATTCTCGGAAGCACCAGGCCTAGGTCCTACTTTTATTCCATTAGATCAACGTCGTGTCCCGTTCAATATTCTTTCTGGAACTTCAATGTCATGTCCCCATGTTTCTGGTGCTGCTGCCCTTGTAAAAGCCATTCATCCCGGTTGGAGCCCAGCGGCCATCAAATCTGCGATCATGACCTCTG CCAGAACCAAGGCCAACGCGAGAGAGCCAATGATGAATGAGTCTCTATCAGTGGCAAACTTCTTCAGCTATGGTGCAGGGCTAATTAGGCCCAATCGGGCAGCGGACCCAGGCTTGGTCTATGATCTAGGTACCCTTGATTACTTGAACTTTCTATGCGCCATTGGTTATAACGCAACCAAAATGTCAATATTCATGGAGGGAGACAATAAGCCATTCACATGCCCTCCAAATGCCACTGCGCCTACAGATCTGAATTACCCATCAATTACCATCCCTGATCTCTCTGGCAAGAAAATGGTGTACAGAACAGTCAGGAATGTGGGAGATCAAGGCAGCACCACCTATACTGTTCGTATCAAAGAACCTGCAGGAATATTAGTTAAGGTTGAACCAGAGAGTCTGAGGTTTGAGGAGGTGAACCAAAAGCAAATGTTCACGGTGACTGTGGAGCCGAAGAAGGAAGATGGCGCAGTTGCAAGAGATGATGAGAGCGGTGACTATAGGTTTGGAATGATTATATGGTCGGACAGGAAGCATTCAGTGAGGAGCCCTCTTGTGGTCGGCCTGAGCAACAAAAAAGACTGA